A single region of the Octopus bimaculoides isolate UCB-OBI-ISO-001 chromosome 6, ASM119413v2, whole genome shotgun sequence genome encodes:
- the LOC106873377 gene encoding zinc finger MYM-type protein 6-like, translated as MLGQLYELREEVAIFLDLQHKADLHDKFQSEGFQLSLAYLVDIFEALDALNFKLQRKDIKILTHHIIRTFIAKLDIWKCRIQQGNTASFSYLDSAIIHGNLDSELKKQIITHLTYLKTEFIRYFLDTNKQCEA; from the coding sequence ATGCTTGGGCAGCTTTATGAACTACGAGAGGAAGTAGCAATATTTCTAGATTTGCAGCATAAAGCAGATCTCCACGACAAATTCCAGTCTGAAGGCTTTCAGCTATCTCTAGCTTACCTGGTGGACATCTTCGAAGCGTTGGATGCTCTCAACTTTAAACTACAAAGGAAAGACATCAAAATTCTCACGCACCACATCATTCGAACCTTCATAGCCAAACTTGACATCTGGAAATGTCGAATTCAGCAGGGAAATACAGCCAGTTTTAGTTACTTGGATTCTGCTATCATTCATGGTAACCTTGATTCTgagttaaagaaacaaataatcacTCATCTAACTTACTTGAAAACGGAATTCATCAGATACTTCCTAGATACAAATAAACAGTGTGAAGCTTGA